taggcaaattaaggcccgggggctggatccggcccaatcgccttctaaatccggcccgccgacagtccaggaatcagagtgtttttacatgagtagtagaatgcgtgcttttatttaaaatgcatctgtgggttatttgtggggcataggaatttgttcatttctccccctccaaaatatagtctggcccctcacaaggtctgaaggacagtggaccagccctctgctgaaaaagtttgctgaccccatgCCCTAGACAAACCCATGGGCTTCATCATAGAGGGGGACGGAGATGGGGAAAGAAACTGAAGACTggatggaaaaaaacaaacaaaccgaagCACACAATGTTACTGTCATAGACGCAGCCAATATCCACAACTTGGAAAGTAGCAATAAATCATGTGGCCAACCAAGTACAATGGAGTAGAGATATTTTGTTGATTAAGTGGTataaaaacattgcaaaataaaaataaatagaagcaAAAACATACCAAAGCATTCAAAAGCACATTACAAATTCTGAATACTGGTGGACCAGTTCATGCTAAGTGAAACGCATGGCACACCCTAAGTATAAAATGAAATGGTCTGTATTCCCATTTTTTGTAATATGTAGATTAGCAAAATATTGATGTTCACAGCATCATCAGATAGCACAGAGATTTTACACCAaccaagaaataaaatgaaaaatttatTTGATTAAATTTTTCAAGAACAAACCAGCATTGGCTACATCTAAACACCCAATGCTTTAAAATAGGTTTACATCAAAGCTATACAAACCAAACAGGGTAGAGATAAGATAAGTGCTATTTACAAATTCCATATACATAAGGTAAAACTCACAGATAAAACGGTATCAAGACCTTACAAAAGGAGAAagacaaagcttttaaaaatagaacacaATCAGATGCATTTTAATGAGTTCTAAAATTGTTCAAGATTCAAtggtttaaaaagaaattctccttcagcaccatcttACCACTAGGACAAAAGAGAAATAAGTGCATCCAGAAATTTGCTCCGATCTTCCATTTTCAATTCAAtaactaaaacaataaaagaaatgtCTGTAACGGCACAAATACTGGAGAGATAACATATCACAGCATGAGGGACCTGTTCTATATTACAGTGACAACTTGATTTAAACATTTTCTGgcagtaataataatttgttacttataccctgcccatctggctgggtttccccagtcactctacATTGCTAAAGGTCCATTTAGAAGCCACCGCTGCCAGTATTAACTGGTAACCGTTGCACATGCAGAGTTCATTTTGGGACTAGTTAACCTAAGAAAAGCCACTTTTTccacagtggtcagccatgtctgCAGGAAGGCCACAAGTTGGACAGCAATTCTCTCTTAACGGTTGTTCTCCAGCAACTGTTTCTCAGAGGCATGCTACCCTGACCCTGATGCTACTTAACAGTCATCATGATTAGTAGCTACTGAgagcattaggtaaaggtaaagggacccctgaccattaggtccagtcgtgtccgacactgaggttgtggcgctcatctcacgttactggccgagggagctggcgttcagcttccgggtcatgtggccagcatgactaagccgcttctggtgaaccagagcagcgcacggaaacgccgttcaccttcccgctggagcggtacctatttatttacttgtactttgacgtgcttttgaactgctaggtgggcaggagctggggccgagcaacaggagctcaccccgtggtggggatttgaaccactgaccttctgatcagcaagccctaggttctgtggtttaacccacagcgtcacccgcgtcccttactgAGAGCGTTATCCTCCCTTAATTTGCCTGATCCCATTTTAAATAtgtccaagttagtggccatcaccacTTCTTGTGGTAGAGAATTTCAGTTTAACTATGCCCTGTGTGacattcttcctcttcctcaatgTCCCACTCTTCCACTTAATTGGATGACTCTAAAACTATGAGGGAGAAAAGGCTTTTCTATCCACTTTATCTACATCATACATAATTTGATGTGCCTCTGTTACTTCCCACTCTTACTATTTTCCCTAGAGCAAAAAGCTCCCAACTTTGTAATATTTCCTCATagtgcatgcatacatacatacatacatgatcaTCAATCAAATCACCCAATGACTCACACTCAAAGATAAATGTATCAAGTGTTCCCACCAAAAAGCACTTTAGTTGAACGAATGTCAGGTCATTAGTCTGTGATGTATGATGTGGGGTTACTTTTTCCATGCATGCCAGTCATCAGTTGGTCTTGTGCTCATCAACTGATGAGTGTGCATGCTTGAAACTTTAAAACTAGAAGCTGCACTACTTCACTGCCAATTAATACTTGGAGCTGATGTTTTAGGGCACATCAGTAGGTGAAGGAAATTGTTGGCTCCTGGTGCACATTCCAAGTCTCAGTGATGTTTGACTGCCACAGCTCTTTTACAAGCTTACAAATACTTAGTAAAGTACTCAGACTTGAGCAATTTTCTCTGAAATGTGcctcattaaaaaaacaagtaaacaaaGGCATGCATGGAAAAGCCTAAAAGTTGCTGATGCACTAGCTTATATAAGATATGCAGCATTTACTTACTAGACATGTCAAAATGGTTGTGTAAAGTCCGAGAACTGGTGTTCTCTGCAGCTTTTTCAAATGCTCTTCCGAAAAAgctagagagggagagaaaaacaagCATTTTGCATTTCCCCGGAAAGGAAAAGTCAACAAGCATTTAGCCTTTCTCTAAAAAGTACCCCAAGCATCTATTAAATAAGCACACGCACCTCAAATGCAACcgtctaaggcaggcataggcaaactccggccctctagatgtttgggactacaattcccatcatccctgaccactggtcctgttagctaggaatgatgggagttgtagtcccaaaacatctggagggctggagtttgcctatgcctggtctaagggCTATAGCCCTTAGACGGTTGTATTTGGTTCTAGAGTGAAGCGCTGATCTTCCCCCTTGTTACAGCCCCCCCATACTGCTCCAGAAAGTCCTCCAACCCCCAGGAGCAGTTTTTCGGGGAATGTGGGAGGCTGTAGGGGATTGCCAAAATCCAGGTGCCCCATGTTGCACACAAGTGCAAAATCATTTGATACAACAGCTTAAATTTAACAAGCTGCAAAAATGGCAACTGTGCAAATTGAGCAAAGCACTGCCACGcttcctttcctccaaagagttcaggTAATACCTCATTTCATCTTTGCCAATACCTCATTTCATCTTTGCAATAACAATACGAGGTAAGTTAGACTGAAAGAGTGAATGGCTCAAGATTACCCAGTGGATGTCGTGGCTTAAGCAAGGTTTTGAACTTGAGTCTCCTTGGTTCAAGTGCAAAATGCAAGCCAGTACACCAGGCTAGTTCTCAGCATGCAGCCAAACAACCATACAGAGCTGGCCTATTTCACTGCAAATGCATATTTGTGGtttctccctcccccgcccccctctcaCACACTCCAGAACAACGATCAGACTTGGAACAGCCAGCTCAGTTTATGGAGTATCTTATCAAAAGGGGCCAGCAAATAAAACTCGTACTTCTTTTTGTCTGAGCTTTCCAGATGAGGCGGAATCCCCACCATGATCACTGTGCCTTGCTCAATGTCCATTGGTGCGGCCATAACCATCGGCAGCAGCTTACAGCGCTTGTTTTTTGTCTGGAAACCAGAAAGCACATTGATTACATAAACTTCAAAGACAGAATCATAAAACTTCAGCTCTGCTTTTTAAAGCACTGATGAGGAGTTAATTTGGGGGTTAAAGTTATCTAAAAAGGATTATAGATCAAACGTTCGCTAGACGTTTTGAGGTTCCTTAGGCAGCAGTAACCAGACAGACGTCGTTTCCAGTAATCACGCAcacagatatttatttatacttacTGCTCTGCTAGGTTTATCAGATTTTATCTTACCCGTATTTAAAAGGAACTCACACGTGCCTTgcaataaaaatagtttaaatgCTATGCTAAATTgcttaaaatgcaatttaataaaatttaaaaacagaaattgttATAGCACTATGGTGGATGAAATGGATAATACTTttttgaatgtgcttttcttTGGAAAGGtcgaaaacctgctccttttgtAGATTTGCAATGTTTTGCCTTACCAAATGAATAAAAAGACATCAACCAACACATTATGCTCAGAAATAAAACTGTCCTGTAGTATTACTCTTCCAATACAATGCCTTGTTTAAGTCAGTTCTTGAATTAATTTAGGGTACACATGAGAAAGCctggagaaaaacagaaaaattgtGTGGGGGGGTGCGGGCTCTCCCTGCATTGTTCCTTTTCCCcacccgggccttcacatctaaCTCTAGAGCGAAAGTAAGAAGTTATATTAAATTGCAGCAAATGAGGAGGGAAGAATTTAACCCTTTCGCCCCTTGCCCCTAACCTAAGATAAATCGCTCGCCTGAAAGTGCCATTTGTATTGTGAGTAAATTTCACAGTAGCATCACTGGCgctatttgcttttttaaaatctgcacatTAAATTCAACTACAGTAAACCCACAacatacacacatttaacttgtgtgcattcagctttatgcacttggaaaaacaaaaattaaaaaaagaaaaaggggacagacccccaggaaaaatgactttgccaatcccacccaccattgcacccaatgtttTTTGACTATACACggttttggctttaggtgtgatcccCGAAATATAACCACTgagtaagttgcaggcttactgtatgcATTTCAAGTCATGTGCTTTGTAATTTGGTCGTTATGAGTACAATTATATATCACTTCAGCCCGCTTCTCTTTAGGAGTGCATATTAAAAGAAAATTGTGCTGCTCAACATCATGGAGATGATGAGTTGTATCCAGCAGGGCCACTCAACATCCCCCTCCTTTAAATGTGTTCAAGAGGTGTAAAGGAGCTCTTGGAGCAGATCATGTGGGTGTGGCGACTGCAGGACAGAGAGCAGATCTCTGAAAATTGCTCCACCGCCCTATTGTGCTGTGGGAAGAGGTCTTGTCTGAGCAACACTGCTAGACACAGAACACCAGCGTTACTTAAGCAAACCCAGAAGGGGGAACAGAAAATTACTTACAGAACAAACAAATGACTTGAGTAAGTATTTACTAAGCAGGCATAACGATACTGGTCTGGAGAACAATTTCACATCTGGTGTGCcctgggaaggaaaaaaaagagatatAATTACTAAACCTGCCCCCAAAAGGCAGTAATTTCCATAGACAGGCTATAGGCAGGTGGTCCTTTTAGATGTGTGCCAGAGCTTCTACATGTATACCAGGCCACTGGGTCTTTTTTCTCCCCAACAGATTCTCTTGCTGAGATTCAAAAGGTTCTTGTCAAGCAGCATGCAGGGCTATTATTATGATAAATAAAAGTTGAATTGTGCAGCTGCTTTCCTGAAGGTGATTACTTGAACCTCCTGGATCACAAATCTACCACCATCTACGTATagtatttcttacctgcccttcaccacaaACTCCCtggggcaggttgcaacaatttaaaaaatacaatactaAAGACAGTTAAAATGAAGTGTACAGTGACCAGCATCCTTGCAAGTTTCACTCTAAGCCCCGTTTTCAAATCTTAAGATGTTAAAGGACAAAACACTGCACTCTCCTGGGCTCCATAATGCAGGGCCAAACATTGCGGATTTGCAATCAGATCTCTCATCTCttttacatttcttttaaaagcactttcACCATTTAATCTAAGTTTGGCCCTGAAAAGCTGTAGATACAGCATGTGTTAAGTGTGTGAAGCTAAAACCACTTGGTTTTGAACTTCAAGCTTGTTAACGTAAATGAAGTGTTTTAAAAGTACGGCACAGAACTGAGAAACAAGTCCAGGCAAATTTTACCTCCATGAGATAACAGTAAAGGAACGGTCCCTGATTGATTACAAGATTGGTGCATATACAGCTGGCTATGGTCTGCTGAATTGCACGAAGTTGCTTTTTGGCTAGTTCCAGCCCTTGGCGCAACTTGTCCAGGTTACtcctgaaaaaaaggaaaacagaaagaagCTTACTTTACCAGAGAAGAGAAAAACTTGTACTGAAGACTTCTTAATTTATTATCAGTAACCACTTGCTTGGAACATTCTTACAGGATATTGACCTTGAATCTTTGATGTAACAGTTTACAGTGCCTTACTGCCAATCAGTTGTGggtaaaaaaactttttttaaaaataaagcagattTGGATGAGCTTGAAAAACTATGTGTGTTACCTGGAAAGACTATCCAAAGCTTTGATGAAATTGTCAGTTCCACTTTCGTCTTTCTCCATGTTCTCCATTAAAGAAGCAGCTGCATAAACTACATCACTTgctaaaaatttatttttaaaaccaaactGGATGCTGAAGGTTTGTACTCTTAGATTCTTCATTCTGCAAAACCAAATTAAGCCAACGGAGAGATGTTAAAAGCGTTTTTTTAAATTCCTACTGCTGTCTTAGCACTAAACATACTATATATACACACCATGAAAATAGTTAAAGCAATCATGAATTTAATGTTCTAAAGGCCATTTCTGGAAGACTACCTAATAACAAAACTCTGTCCACCTGAATCCCTTCCCTATGTAGCTCATGGCAATATGTAGGAGCTTGTCTTTCTCTCAGTTTTCCttattcttttcctcttcctctcattTTTCTAGGCATTTCCCTGCTCCAATCCTCATTTCCTTGGCTTAACACTTTCTGCTTGCCTTGACCCTCTCTAGGATTAGATTAGATCAGCTCAGTTCAGCTGGTGGCAGCTGAAGAACTCTGCCTGCCCTGCCATCTCTGTGATATCAGGGCAGCTAGTCCAATCAACAGCCAAATAGTTCCTTTTAGAGCACTACTTTCTAAATAGTATTTTTCCCCcctaggcacacacacaaaaaaatcatacgcatttaaaaaatcatgttaCTTTGGAAATCACTAAAACAACCCTGCAAATTAGGTTTGCATTATTATCTCCATGCTAAATATACTACCCTAAGACCCTttgaaggtgggatataaatgtaataaataaaaacatttgagAAATAGTAAACagcacctagcaattcgaaagcacgtcaaagtgcaagtagaaagatAGGTACTgctctagtcatgctggccacatgacccggaagctgtatgccggctccctcggccagtaaagcgagatgagcgccacaaccccagagtcgtccacgactggacctaatggtcaggggaccctttacctttaaacagcaAGGGGACATGGTATAGCATGCCTGCTAGAAGTGctttagccttttaaaaaattgatgaACTGTTCAACGGTTGGTTGAAAGTTTATGAGAAATTTATGGGTGAGGGTGGGTTTCTGCTTCCCCTCAGTCCAGGCAGGCTACAACACACATTTAGGTCATCATACAGAGATGAAAAGGTTTACTAAGAATTCCAAATACGTAAAAAAGTGTTTTACCCAAACTTATTTGCAGATTCTTCAATCATCTCCCGTAGATTCTCTTTCAAGGAAATGTCCATAGAGTGGAATTTCTGTTTTACTTGCTTCAAAGGTAAGCtgagggagaggagtggggacaGGGAAGTGATCACATTTTCAGTGATGAAGCAAGTCTGCCAAGTCACAATCTCTTTGTGTTCATTACTCAAAAACTATTGCTGGTTAGTTAATGGCTGTATTCTAACTGAATATAGAAGACTGCCTTAAACTGAATCAAGCCATAAggccatatagcttggtaatgtCTACAATGAACAGCATGATTTCAGACCagttgtacctggagatgctagagtTTAAACATGGGAATTTTTGGAGAGGTTCCCAATAGTCTAGGTGAAAGAACGTCAAACTTCACCTGGCTTGGCAGCCTTGCTCATGACCTTTACTGAAGCTCCACTACCTTCAGCCATCCAAATGACTCTCCCAATTCTCCTTTTGCCCCTTATGCAAAAGCCTACATGCAACATTATCCATGCAATGCTTCCTCTTGCTTCCTTCAAAATCCACCTTCAAAACCATTCCTGCAAATCCTTTGTCTCAATCCCCTAGTCCAGGGCCAGTGAACTGGATCCAGCTAGTGCTCCAGATCCTGACCTCTCCCAAGATCTGCAGGGCACTCCTGTCAATCACCTAACATCACCATGACAGCAGATGAAGTATTTCATTCCCTGCACAATTGGAAATCAATCTGCAAGGGCAAGCGCAAAGGCAGAGGGCTTTGCAGACACTGCCAATCAGCAGATTGGGAATGCCTACAAACCCTGCTGTGGGCAGGGAATCAGTCGGGCATAggggttccccatcactgccctAGTCCCCATGCCCTACTGTGAATAAGCCTGTTAACTGAAATAAATGCAAATCCCCCATTATCCTTTTCTCCATTTTGCTCCCCTTTCTATGTTGTATCCCCTATGATGTGCTTTCTCTTGTAAACAATTCAGAACAAGGACCCGTTCTCCTGAACTTTGTAAAAGTGCCACACACACTGATGCtgctatatattatatataaactacttatttatttaaaatctccTTATTAACTCACCCCATATCAGCAAGGAATTCCTGCAGTCTCTTCTGACCTTGCACAGACCAAAGCTTGAAGCTGGCAGAAGTGTAGCAGGTATTACAGAGGCTTTCATACAGAGACCAATGTTGATAGAGCGCAAGGCACAAGCTAAGACCATCAATAAGAATTAGGAAAAATAATGACAGCaggttggattaaaaaaaaaaaaaacacctattacATTCTAGTTCAAAATGACTTGTCTGGATCACAATGACCTGCTTCAGATATGACAGGGCTGcttcaataaaccatagtttgttggaACATGAACAAATGGCAACCCCAAGTCCTCCCTCTCCTACGTCTGGCTGTTGAGGGACTTTCCTGGTTTTGGAGACCAGTTTccagaggggaaagggaaggcaaGAGTGCTTGAGTTCAACATTTGCTTGTGCTCCAATAAACGGGTTGCTTTGAAATAGTGCCATTATGAAATAGAACCATTCACATACCAAAGGCAAGGCAACAACGGGTACTACAAACCACTTAATCCAAGTCTTAGAAATATTTCCCCATATTTAGAAGGATACTCATATTCGAATGCTATTCTCATGCAGTCAATAGAAAGAGAATTTTCTTCATCCCCGTTGCGATGGTTATGCCGAGATACATGCCGCTGTAGAGATCCAATGTCTGTTACGTATTTCATTCTTTTTATAAAGAAAACAGATACAAAATAGTTACTTCAGTCTCTTTTCCCCACAGCTCTATTATCTgccttttaaatattaaatatctTCTGGAGAAAgaatgagcaaaaaaatatacTGATATCTACCAGTAGATCTCTAGGAGATGAGCAGATTTGCAAGGGTTTATGTTTGACAACAGTAAATACATTTTCTAAGTTAATGCTAAGGTAATATATGTCGGCCACCCTCACCCACTGTTTTGCAACTAGCTCTGATTGGTGGAGTGCAGGGTTCTATAGTAAAGGCAATAAAGTTTGACCATTCCTGCTTTTGGGATATTCAATGTGGAAAGAAGTCAATTCATTAGAAACAGCTTGCCAGTAAAATGCATGCTGTAAAATTCCTTTGACGTTATAAAGGAATGAAGTCTATTGTCTCTCAAATACAATGCAGTCTTAGCAAAAGCTATAAATACTGTGCTTCTCAGTGAAAACAAGTTTCCCAGTTCATTGCAGAATAGGGAATAGCTCATAACACATGAAACGGGCATGccgctttaaaaaataatttctgtCCTCACCATAATTGAATAAATTAAAggattcaatttttttaaaataaaattagttACTTCTTTAAATCCCTCTTTCTGTCCAATCACAAGGACGCCCAAAGCAGCTAACACTTACTGAGTGATTTTGTCTTGAATCCACTGGTCCGTTAGTCCAACAATAGCCCACCTAAAaagcaaatcaaatcaatttaatcAAGAATTTATAGATATTCTATCTGTCCCTGCTGAGACTGAATAGtgaacaaatatttaaaaggttCCCCGAAGACTTTAAGGTGCAATTCTATACCTTAGCCTACCTCCAtcatacaactcccatcagtccagtaagcatggccaataatcagggatgcgatttatatttcaaaacatctggagggcaccaggatagAAAGCTGCTATACATACTTACCGgggagtaagtaccattgaactcaatgggacttatttccaagtagacATGTCTAGGACTTCACTTTAAATATTTCAGATAAGCTTTCAGGTACGCACAGGTATGCCTAACTAGCAAGTAGAAAGTATTTCCCCACACTTTCCAATGGAACATTTGAAGCTGCTTCATACCAACTCAGACTACTGGTAGAACTACCCAGATCTGCCTATTTCAATTGGCAGAAGCCTTTTCCAATTCTGGTCTCTGGgttccttttaactggaaatatCAGGATTCTGGATGTATCTCtactggatttgaaattgttttgatgtATGAGATGTTTTTATTGCTAAATCATCTTGTTTTAAAGGAAGCAATTATTAAATGGACAGAAATGTATGAAAATACATATAGCTATGAATGACATTTAGTGCCTGTGCCTCAAGGACATTTCCTTTTATATCTGCCTTATTAATAGCAtacaaccagtgttagaaactcatatataagctaggcgccaaatggctccttaaaccagggttagtcgccaaaacagaatgcctagttgccatttgggggccagacGGCTCAAAAGTTGTATTTTCCAATATGTCTttctggttcctgaaattcaatctgatagtgcagataaaatatcagacagaattctacaggatgtgttgctagggtgtgaaaacagtcaagatgcCAGGACAGCCCAGAGACAACAGGTGCCCTCCTGgcgcccgggcatcttcacttggtcgcaagtggccgatagtcaggtgcaaaatgtgcctggcaaattTCGAACGCTGTATCAAATGGAGGGTCTCATTTGTAGAATTCCACCATTAAACAAAACATGTTTAGTAAAACATCAGGGATTATGATCCCACCCTAAAAAACTTGAAATACCCTGTAGTAGTTCATATGACATCCGTAAGAGCACAATCAGAAATGCTTTCAATGGATTTTCCTCTTCGGTAAAGCAATTGGCAGGGGCATTTCTATACAGGTTGGAACACATCTGGAAGCAAGTCAGCAATACTACTATCACAAACTAAATTACGTACCACAACATATCATTTAAGTCTTTAGACATTATCCATGCCAAATCAAACATCATCATGGCAGACtacaagaggaaaaaaaaaaacaattaatagCTGAGTATGATTGGGGAAGGACAGGTTTTTCCACAcaagcaaatgttttcagcatcTAGCAGGGCCAGTGTTACTACTCTTATCAAAAGCAAGGGGCAGCCATGGCTTGTTAAGACTCTCCAGAAACTAAACTACTAATTACAACATCTGTTATTAACTGTTGTTGCTCAtttctgaaagcagcagcagacaaGAGCTCAGCCTCAAACTGTACAGGAGTGACCTGAGCTTTCGGCTCCCTCCCCTCACCTGCACGTTCAGAATACAGCACCACCACTCAGAAGTCTGTCGGGGCAGCTGAATATGTAGCTCATATCATCACCAAAGTTTGGGACATAACAAGCCTcacataaccaacatgcttatgtgtaattaacacatgaaggggttaataccatacaGTAAGCTATCCTGCTACTTTAGCTTCttctcaccttgggaggaactaggtaatcaTGCCTCTCTTTACCCCCTGTCTGCCTATGAAGCCCAGCATGtgaggaggtctgagctggttgctccaactCAGACTGCATGCCTCTCACAAGCCaatcttgagttcctataccaatatttaggaactttcaccactttgtaactaaccCACGTTTTACCACCTGTGCAATTTTATGAAGTACAGTAATCAGGCCTTTgaaaagtttgtaagtaaaccaatttttaacctatcaaatgtgtggttttttcctataatgggggaagagggaagttttggaatTCACAAGGGCATGTTTTAAAGATCTAGCAGCCTGTATTTCCACGCTAATGTGTGAGTTCGTGTTAGAAAAGTACCAAGTGGTTCTATGTTTTTCAAATGTAGTGTCTACGTATGAAGCGATCAACGTGTCTCTGAAAACGTGGAAAACTGAAAACGCATGGTACTTTACTAACACGAACTCACACATTAGCTGACGAAGGAATTCATACCGAAACAGGGCTCTGTGctgggttctttctttgaatcgactctcgactccggctccacatacaaaacgactttttgaatacttttggacttatacatcatttgttgttgagtcaaacctcttatgttctacattgtaacgaattatacgtatgtggctttaaagctgtttttctgttagaatttacaagcctgtaactcttaccagaatatatacctttatttgactgcaactcatgagtaggattctagtattgaaatttctggccagagttcttggtgtgtgtgtcttttgccAAACTTTATCTTGGCATTcaggaatttgtgtgtgtgtgttcccaatATAGTATTTCCCTGAAGTGAAGATGCACTCCCATTAGAAATCATTCTCTTATTGTTTGTGCATAAGTAACACTAATTGCTAAACTTATTTATCCCTGAAAAGCAACATGGTTCAAATGTTTCCCCATTCTCACAAAAATGGTAAGCTACTGCAAAAATGTATACCCAAGAAGAGGGTCAGGGACCTTTCTAAAGATGTGGCATGACAAGAAAACCAGACATACTGTAATTTGTTTATAAAGAATATACTATGGTGCTACTAGCTAAGCTTGCTTTCCACAAAGTAAGGCTTCCTGAACTAACTGTTATTAATTTTGCAAAGTAATAAAATCTTCACTTGAAAAAAAAAGGTTCTCCTTCATGGTCTGCTGACACTGATATTTGATACTTACCGAAGTCCCATGATATTCATACTGCTCATAGTCAAACAGAATTTCTTGCCTGAAGAACAGAAAGAAGTCCAATGTAGCAGTAAGTTAAAGGCACTTAGCTATATAGTTATGCTGAAGGACTGTCGTTGTGCAAGGGAAAACACAAGTACAtaactgaatatttatttatttatttcataaaatttatacggcACATGGCTGTAGAAAAAacttcagagcagtttacaaatcaGTTTGCACAACAAGAACCATCTGTTGAAAAACAAGCTTCTGCTAGTGTAATTGTTGCTTTGGGTTCTTTTGCTCCGCAGCTTTTAAACGCTGCCCTCCACTAGCGCAAAGGCTCTTCCACTAGTGGACAAAGAACACTGTACTCCAACAATTGTTATGTACAAAAGGTTaaacttgtaaaaaaaatatttccactaTGTAATGTGGAAAAAGAGAGCCAACCCAATCAAAAGCGCTCCACTGTGTACGCAGAGCTCTTACATGCAAAGGTTGCCCTGTTTATTTTCATGCAAGGAAACACTAGATCCAGCTATATTGTAagggggctgccctcgcctcaaggcaaggagttgccagggctttatcggtatcgcgagcccc
This is a stretch of genomic DNA from Lacerta agilis isolate rLacAgi1 chromosome 17, rLacAgi1.pri, whole genome shotgun sequence. It encodes these proteins:
- the CDC45 gene encoding cell division control protein 45 homolog, which codes for MFLTDFRRDFYEVVVNQRVLLLVASDVDALCACKILQALFQCDHVQYTLVPVSGWQELETAFLEHKDQFQYFVLINCGANVDLLDVLQPEEDSVFFVCDTHRPINIVNVYNEPQIKLLVKQDDDLEIPAYDDIFRDDEEEGDSGNESDGSEPSGKRRRFEEEIVERTMKRRQRREWEARRQEILFDYEQYEYHGTSSAMMMFDLAWIMSKDLNDMLWWAIVGLTDQWIQDKITQMKYVTDIGSLQRHVSRHNHRNGDEENSLSIDCMRIAFEYDLCLALYQHWSLYESLCNTCYTSASFKLWSVQGQKRLQEFLADMGLPLKQVKQKFHSMDISLKENLREMIEESANKFGMKNLRVQTFSIQFGFKNKFLASDVVYAAASLMENMEKDESGTDNFIKALDSLSRSNLDKLRQGLELAKKQLRAIQQTIASCICTNLVINQGPFLYCYLMEGTPDVKLFSRPVSLCLLSKYLLKSFVCSTKNKRCKLLPMVMAAPMDIEQGTVIMVGIPPHLESSDKKNFFGRAFEKAAENTSSRTLHNHFDMSIIELKMEDRSKFLDALISLLS